The Triticum aestivum cultivar Chinese Spring chromosome 7B, IWGSC CS RefSeq v2.1, whole genome shotgun sequence genome window below encodes:
- the LOC123160528 gene encoding galactan beta-1,4-galactosyltransferase GALS1 — protein sequence MRSEPAAAAGGGIAAVPSPALLCSDLKPFLAALTMLTLLAAAWQLRPYHSLLAVPFSLCPDPPPSLPRSLAVSGKASSPSSNASSSPKQGQERPKPDPNRREFRAVGSAAALFVQMGAYRGGPYTFAVVGLASKPVHVYGKPWFRCEWVPNAGAANASASSARPMRAANTYHMLPDWGYGRVYTVVVVNCTFSAAPNADNAGGRLVLNAYYGPSPARYERIEALEEAPGAYDEAAFRPPHRYDYLYCGSSLYGDLSAARVREWMAYHARFFGARSHFVFHDAGGVSPAVRAALEPWVRAGRATLQDVRAQADYDGWYHNQFLVVNDCLHRYRHAARWTFFFDVDEYIFLPDGRTLEGVLAELDPYTQFTIEQNPMSSRLCARGTNDSEADYSKQWGFEKLVFRNSITGVRRDRKYAIQAKNAYATGVHMSENVIGNTTHKTEHLIRYYHYHNTINVPGELCREFVPVPPKGGLTWSEKTPWYYDDSMKRLTNAVREFEKKTIGNVHV from the exons ATGCGGAgcgagccggccgccgccgccggcggcggcattGCGGCTGTTCCGTCCCCCGCTTTGCTCTGCTCCGACCTCAAGCCCTTCCTCGCCGCGCTCACCATGCTCacgctcctcgccgccgcctggcAGCTCCGCCCCTACCACTCCCTGCTCGCCGTCCCGTTCTCCCTCTGCCCGGACCCGCCCCCCTCGCTGCCGCGCTCGCTCGCCGTCTCCGGCAAGGCGTCCAGCCCCAGCTCCAACGCCTCCTCGTCGCCGAAGCAGGGTCAGGAGCGGCCCAAGCCCGACCCGAACAGGCGGGAGTTCCGCGCGGTGGGCAGCGCGGCGGCGCTGTTCGTGCAGATGGGCGCGTACCGCGGCGGGCCGTACACCTTCGCGGTCGTCGGGCTCGCGTCCAAGCCCGTCCACGTCTACGGCAAGCCCTGGTTCCGCTGCGAGTGGGTGCCCAACGCCGGCGCCGCCAACGCCTCCGCCTCGTCGGCGCGGCCGATGCGCGCGGCCAACACGTACCACATGCTCCCGGACTGGGGCTACGGCCGGGTGTACACCGTCGTGGTGGTGAACTGCACCTTCTCGGCGGCGCCCAACGCCGACAATGCCGGGGGCAGGCTGGTGCTCAACGCCTACTACGGGCCGTCGCCGGCGCGGTACGAGCGGATCGAGGCGCTGGAGGAGGCGCCGGGGGCCTACGACGAGGCGGCGTTCCGCCCCCCGCACAGGTACGACTACCTCTACTGCGGCTCGTCGCTGTACGGCGACCTCAGCGCGGCGCGCGTGCGGGAGTGGATGGCCTACCACGCGCGCTTCTTCGGCGCGCGCTCGCACTTCGTGTTCCACGACGCCGGCGGCGTCAGCCCCGCGGTGCGCGCGGCGTTGGAGCCCTGGGTGCGCGCCGGCCGCGCCACGCTGCAGGACGTGCGCGCCCAGGCCGACTACGACGGCTGGTACCACAACCAGTTCCTCGTCGTCAACGACTGCCTCCACCGGTACCGGCACGCCGCCAGGTGGACCTTCTTCTTCGACGTCGACGAGTACATCTTCCTGCCCGACGGCCGGACGCTCGAGGGCGTGCTCGCCGAGCTCGACCCGTACACGCAGTTCACCATCGAGCAGAACCCCATGTCGAGCAGGTTGTGCGCGCGGGGCACCAACGATTCCGAGGCCGACTACTCCAA ACAATGGGGGTTTGAGAAGCTGGTGTTCCGGAATTCGATCACCGGGGTGAGGCGTGACAGGAAGTACGCGATCCAGGCCAAGAACGCATACGCCACGGGCGTGCACATGTCCGAGAACGTTATCGGCAATACCACTCACAAGACGGAGCACCTCATCCGGTACTACCACTACCACAACACCATCAATGTTCCCGGCGAGTTATGCCGTGAGTTTGTGCCGGTGCCGCCGAAAGGTGGCTTGACGTGGTCCGAGAAGACGCCCTGGTACTACGACGACAGCATGAAGCGCCTCACGAACGCGGTGCGGGAGTTCGAGAAGAAAACCATTGGTAATGTGCATGTGTGa
- the LOC123162999 gene encoding uncharacterized protein: MLVEREASSTISIRPLQLLHLLTMLLAESAPSWNQVEDVLPMVVIMVRSTGLQHVLRLMHGRVAAPARELLDGAPQRCDEEGRGGGSRRRPSSARPTLTPGDDFVVDDVRKGDGVHIESQRVHEDFLLASRVGCPQEDYPLKLFIYGHGCSITIR; the protein is encoded by the exons ATGCTGGTGGAGCGGGAGGCCTCGTCGACGATCTCGATTCGTCCACTCCAGCTGCTACATCTCCTCACCATGTTGCTCGCTGAATCGGCTCCCTCATGGAACCAAGTCGAGGATGTGCTACCTATGGTTGTCATCATGGTCCGTAGTACCGGACTGCAGCATGTTCTACGGCTGATGCATGGGCGTGTGGCTGCCCCCGCACGAGAGCTGCTGGATGGAGCTCCTCAACGGtgcgacgaggaggggagaggtggAGGGAGCAGACGACGGCCGTCGTCTGCGCGGCCGACACTGACACCAG GAGATGACTTTGTCGTAGATGACGTGCGAAAAGGGGATGGTGTCCACATTGAATCACAGAGAGTTCATGAGGATTTCTTGCTAGCATCTAGAGTTGGATGCCCTCAGGAAGACTACC CACTGAAATTATTCATATATGGTCATGGCTGCAGCATAACCATCAGGTGA